One window of the Halobacillus litoralis genome contains the following:
- the coxB gene encoding cytochrome c oxidase subunit II, with protein MKRWFIFLTAPFLSGCNLRTLNPISETGADQAFLINLSFGIMMFVVAVVSILFILFTVKYRETDKNRKDIPQHEEGNRTLEIIWTTVPIILLTGLAIPTIIYTFQVSDTDANSEEALHVNVVGEQWRWTFQYENGRETHDKLVLPVDKEVVFHLKSTDVIHSFWIPRLVGKKDAIPGKENKLKVAPNEVGTYQGKCAEFCGILHADMRFVTEVIPVEDFEEWLAKEK; from the coding sequence ATGAAGAGATGGTTCATTTTCCTGACCGCTCCATTTTTGTCCGGTTGTAATCTTCGCACGCTTAACCCGATAAGTGAGACAGGAGCTGATCAAGCTTTCCTGATCAATTTGAGTTTTGGCATTATGATGTTTGTCGTTGCAGTGGTATCCATACTTTTCATTCTGTTTACCGTCAAATATCGAGAAACAGATAAAAACAGGAAAGATATCCCACAGCATGAGGAAGGGAACCGTACGCTGGAAATCATTTGGACGACCGTACCTATTATTTTACTTACAGGGTTAGCTATTCCTACGATAATATATACGTTTCAAGTATCGGATACAGATGCAAATTCGGAAGAGGCTCTCCACGTCAATGTTGTTGGTGAACAATGGAGATGGACTTTCCAATATGAAAATGGAAGAGAAACGCATGATAAGTTAGTGCTTCCCGTCGACAAAGAAGTGGTATTCCATTTAAAATCCACAGACGTGATTCATTCTTTTTGGATTCCTAGGTTAGTGGGGAAAAAAGACGCTATACCGGGTAAGGAAAATAAATTAAAAGTAGCTCCGAATGAAGTGGGGACATACCAAGGAAAATGCGCAGAGTTCTGCGGTATTTTGCATGCTGATATGAGATTTGTTACTGAAGTAATACCAGTGGAAGACTTCGAGGAGTGGCTGGCAAAAGAAAAATAA
- a CDS encoding cytochrome c oxidase subunit I, which yields MEFTFNGNLIIIPSDVIAGWISAIIALPIALYWITKKYYWPLVWDYATSTNHRKVGTLYILFSMLFFFRAGVDALLMRTQLISPENQFWVFQGEKFNELFTTHGTMMIFFVATPILIGLMNVAVPLQIGANDLAFPFLNLIGFYLFLTGGTIFFLAFFFNAAPNMGWTAYAPLSTDSFTVGPNNNFYIFGLQVSGLGTIFAAINMMATIIRLRAPGLKLTRMPLFPWATLITSFLILIAFPVLAIALLLLQFDRLYGATFFLGELGHPVYWQHLFWIFGHPEVYIIALPAFGIFSDIISNFSRKNVFGYTSMVAALALIGLLGLMVWAHHMFTVGLGPFSDTFFAVASMLIAIPTGIKVFNWLFTMRRGVISIKAPMLFALGFIPTFVMGGVTGVMLSSAAADMQFHDSYFVVAHFHYVIVGSTILASFAAIYYWYPIMTGMKLDDKLGKWHFWLFLIGFHMTFFLQHLAGLNGMPRRVYDYTYDDGIWAYNFISSIGAYLMGFSMLFFLWNIVKTHRKNKQVENDPWNGRTLEWSIPSPPPEHPFEKMPIIERRDMFWWAKINNKQIPTTENHRATPISTPTIQPMFLSAGLFILSFGFIYGWLWMQILGGIMSLGTFIIRAFNDERKSVYEKEERENE from the coding sequence ATGGAATTCACTTTTAACGGCAACCTTATCATTATACCTTCTGACGTTATTGCAGGCTGGATATCTGCCATCATAGCACTTCCTATCGCTTTATATTGGATTACAAAAAAGTACTATTGGCCACTGGTTTGGGATTATGCAACAAGCACCAATCATAGGAAAGTAGGGACATTATATATCCTCTTTTCGATGCTCTTCTTTTTTAGAGCGGGAGTGGATGCTTTATTAATGCGAACCCAGCTTATCTCGCCAGAAAACCAATTTTGGGTTTTTCAGGGAGAGAAGTTTAATGAGTTGTTCACCACACATGGTACAATGATGATCTTTTTTGTAGCTACTCCAATTTTAATCGGGTTGATGAATGTGGCTGTCCCTCTGCAGATCGGGGCGAATGACTTAGCTTTCCCTTTTTTAAACTTGATTGGTTTTTATTTATTCTTAACGGGGGGAACGATATTCTTTCTCGCATTTTTCTTTAACGCTGCGCCGAACATGGGATGGACTGCCTATGCCCCTCTATCTACCGACTCGTTTACTGTTGGACCAAATAACAATTTTTACATATTCGGACTCCAAGTCTCAGGGCTTGGGACTATATTTGCCGCTATTAATATGATGGCAACCATAATACGCTTAAGAGCTCCAGGACTGAAGCTTACGAGAATGCCCCTTTTTCCATGGGCGACATTAATTACTTCTTTTTTAATTCTCATTGCTTTCCCAGTTCTGGCCATCGCCTTGCTCTTGTTACAATTTGACAGGCTTTACGGAGCCACTTTCTTTCTGGGGGAATTAGGTCATCCGGTTTATTGGCAGCATCTTTTTTGGATATTCGGGCATCCAGAGGTGTATATCATCGCTTTACCGGCATTCGGTATTTTTTCCGACATTATTTCTAACTTCTCAAGAAAAAATGTGTTCGGATACACCTCTATGGTGGCAGCACTGGCATTAATCGGCTTACTCGGATTAATGGTATGGGCTCACCATATGTTTACAGTGGGACTCGGCCCATTTTCTGATACATTCTTTGCTGTCGCTTCGATGCTGATAGCCATTCCTACAGGGATCAAAGTATTTAACTGGCTTTTCACGATGAGGCGCGGGGTTATTAGCATCAAGGCCCCTATGTTGTTCGCTTTAGGGTTTATCCCTACCTTCGTAATGGGTGGAGTCACTGGAGTCATGCTTAGTTCAGCTGCCGCTGACATGCAGTTCCATGATTCTTACTTTGTTGTAGCCCACTTCCATTATGTTATCGTCGGTTCTACAATATTGGCTTCATTTGCTGCCATATACTATTGGTATCCAATAATGACGGGTATGAAATTAGATGATAAATTGGGAAAATGGCATTTTTGGCTTTTTCTCATCGGTTTCCATATGACGTTCTTCCTTCAGCATTTAGCCGGGCTCAATGGTATGCCTAGACGTGTCTATGATTATACATATGACGATGGCATATGGGCTTACAATTTCATTAGTAGTATTGGTGCTTACCTCATGGGCTTTTCCATGTTATTTTTCCTATGGAATATCGTAAAAACCCATCGAAAAAATAAACAAGTAGAGAACGATCCTTGGAATGGGCGTACATTGGAATGGAGTATTCCATCACCACCCCCAGAGCACCCTTTTGAAAAGATGCCGATCATTGAACGAAGAGATATGTTTTGGTGGGCGAAAATTAATAATAAGCAAATCCCTACTACAGAGAACCACAGGGCAACACCTATCTCTACACCCACGATTCAGCCAATGTTCTTGTCTGCTGGTTTATTCATTCTGAGTTTCGGATTTATTTATGGTTGGCTTTGGATGCAAATTTTAGGTGGGATAATGTCGTTAGGTACCTTTATAATAAGAGCCTTCAATGATGAGCGGAAGTCCGTATATGAGAAGGAGGAGAGGGAGAATGAGTAG
- a CDS encoding cytochrome c oxidase subunit 3, which translates to MSSKTTSQDLFHDKKTGFFIYLFVEAIMFSTLFATYIIYTPPQVGPHPSELFELKTTILASIFLLSSSGTLLIAEKGLNDRNMKLIMAGIGLTFLLGAAFMYFELDEFRKFIMEGHVISTNNFLSSYYVLVGLHASHVTFGLGWMIVLFIQGKVLPFNLFKEKHKIFNYYWHFVDIIWVIILLVVYAPYLM; encoded by the coding sequence ATGAGTAGTAAGACCACGTCTCAAGATTTATTTCATGATAAAAAAACAGGCTTTTTCATCTACCTTTTCGTTGAAGCGATAATGTTCAGTACATTATTTGCTACTTATATCATTTATACTCCTCCTCAGGTCGGCCCGCACCCTAGTGAATTATTCGAATTGAAGACAACCATCCTTGCCTCCATCTTTCTGCTATCAAGCAGTGGAACCCTGCTTATTGCGGAAAAAGGGCTGAACGACCGAAATATGAAACTGATCATGGCAGGGATTGGGCTTACGTTTTTATTAGGCGCTGCTTTTATGTACTTTGAATTAGATGAGTTCCGTAAATTCATCATGGAAGGACATGTTATATCTACGAACAATTTCTTGTCATCTTATTATGTACTAGTCGGTTTGCACGCTTCCCATGTAACGTTTGGACTGGGGTGGATGATAGTACTTTTCATCCAGGGAAAAGTTTTACCTTTTAATCTCTTTAAGGAAAAACATAAGATATTCAATTATTACTGGCACTTCGTTGATATAATATGGGTTATTATCCTTTTGGTCGTTTACGCCCCTTACCTTATGTAA
- a CDS encoding ornithine cyclodeaminase family protein, with protein MLILNKEELTSLVDMGEIIERTAVALKEYSAERTVTPIRAALPFNEGQNTALVMPSVAEELGVVGLKVVTVAPNNNQLGKKTINGVVMLSDFETGEPTALLEGSYLTMVRTGALSGVATKYLSRQDSKKLCIIGTGAQAEGLVESVLAVRDSEEISLFNRTEQKAHEFAEYIKGKFDKRVRVYSDANDAVSEADIIVTATNSSTPVFSKSLKPGVHVNAVGSFRPTMQELPSHVMPSANKVVVESKEAALEETGDLQVPIEEEIFKPSDIYGELGQIVSGEKKGRVSEEEITVFKSVGLAVVDITVAQYFYNKAIEKKIGNNVQL; from the coding sequence TTGCTGATATTAAATAAAGAAGAACTAACTAGTTTGGTAGATATGGGCGAAATCATAGAGCGCACAGCTGTCGCACTAAAGGAATATTCAGCAGAAAGAACAGTTACCCCTATTCGTGCCGCTTTACCCTTTAATGAAGGTCAAAATACTGCATTAGTCATGCCTTCCGTAGCTGAAGAACTGGGAGTTGTCGGCTTAAAAGTAGTAACCGTAGCTCCAAATAATAATCAATTAGGGAAGAAAACCATAAATGGTGTGGTCATGCTGTCAGACTTCGAAACCGGGGAACCTACCGCACTATTAGAAGGTTCTTATTTGACAATGGTTAGAACAGGCGCTTTATCTGGGGTAGCCACGAAATATTTGTCCCGTCAGGATTCTAAAAAGCTCTGTATTATCGGTACAGGGGCTCAAGCTGAAGGACTGGTTGAATCTGTACTCGCTGTTCGGGATAGTGAAGAGATTTCCCTTTTTAATCGTACAGAACAAAAAGCACACGAATTTGCTGAATATATTAAAGGGAAATTTGATAAACGTGTACGAGTATATTCAGACGCAAACGATGCTGTAAGTGAAGCTGATATTATTGTTACTGCAACAAACTCTTCAACACCGGTATTTTCTAAGTCATTAAAACCAGGTGTACATGTGAATGCAGTAGGTTCGTTCAGGCCGACGATGCAGGAGTTACCCTCTCATGTAATGCCTTCAGCCAACAAAGTAGTGGTGGAATCAAAAGAAGCAGCTTTAGAAGAAACCGGTGATTTGCAAGTTCCAATTGAGGAAGAAATTTTTAAACCGAGCGACATCTATGGTGAACTTGGGCAAATCGTGTCCGGAGAGAAGAAAGGCAGAGTCAGCGAAGAAGAAATCACAGTCTTCAAATCAGTTGGACTAGCAGTCGTGGATATTACAGTAGCCCAATATTTTTATAATAAAGCTATTGAAAAAAAGATAGGAAATAATGTTCAATTATAA
- a CDS encoding flavin monoamine oxidase family protein, with protein MGNNSTLRYPNDMLSIIRNGLPKQGESKRILIIGAGMAGLVAASLLKQAGHDVTILEGNNRIGGRVYTIRSPFFGFGNYLDVGAMRIPTNHKLVMEYIRKFGLPVNPFINTSPEDLIYANNVLTTRKYYEINPDVLNYPLKENEKGKTAKELFLEATQPFIDLYYGSTLEEKQRLREKYAHYSMREFLKYNPFSIDMSDAAIRKMYVLLGIEGFPEYSFIDILTDIAFPIFSQSIDFIEITGGNDLLPWSFYPELKDNIRFNQQAEKIYQTERRVKVETINPQTKYKRCFDADYVIVTIPFPLFQFIDVYPYESISFEKYQIIRELNTINAVKIGMEFKTRFWERAGVGNAVTDQPTRYTYVSSHGLGTHGPAVLLASYTWGHDSELWTSLPLEKKIKEALTDLSEIYGNVVYDEYVTTVAYDWGLNSFSAGAFTLFLPDQGEMLNEVMRKPEGRLHFAGEGPSKFHGWIEGAIESGIREAYEINKRI; from the coding sequence GTGGGAAATAATAGTACTTTACGATATCCGAATGATATGCTTTCAATCATCAGAAATGGTTTGCCTAAACAGGGGGAATCCAAAAGAATTCTAATCATAGGAGCTGGAATGGCAGGGCTTGTTGCCGCTTCATTACTTAAGCAAGCAGGTCATGATGTGACTATATTAGAAGGCAACAATCGTATTGGCGGGAGAGTTTATACGATTAGATCACCCTTCTTTGGATTTGGGAATTACTTGGATGTTGGTGCAATGAGAATTCCGACAAATCACAAATTAGTGATGGAATATATACGGAAATTTGGTTTACCTGTTAATCCTTTTATCAACACATCGCCCGAAGATTTGATTTATGCAAATAATGTCCTTACAACTAGGAAGTATTACGAAATAAATCCAGACGTTTTAAATTATCCTTTGAAAGAGAATGAGAAAGGGAAGACTGCAAAAGAGCTTTTTTTGGAAGCTACCCAGCCTTTCATTGACCTATACTATGGTAGTACACTGGAGGAAAAGCAAAGACTGAGGGAGAAGTATGCTCATTATTCGATGAGAGAATTTTTAAAGTACAATCCCTTCAGCATTGATATGTCAGATGCTGCTATAAGGAAAATGTATGTTCTTTTAGGTATTGAGGGGTTTCCAGAGTATTCATTCATTGATATCTTAACTGATATCGCCTTCCCGATTTTCAGTCAATCTATAGATTTTATTGAAATTACGGGTGGGAACGATCTATTACCATGGTCTTTTTATCCTGAGTTAAAAGATAACATTCGGTTTAATCAGCAAGCTGAAAAAATATATCAGACCGAAAGAAGAGTAAAGGTTGAGACTATAAATCCTCAAACGAAATATAAAAGATGTTTTGATGCAGACTATGTAATTGTAACTATTCCATTTCCTTTGTTTCAATTTATAGATGTTTACCCCTATGAATCTATTTCATTTGAGAAATATCAAATCATAAGGGAACTGAACACTATAAATGCTGTTAAGATAGGAATGGAATTTAAGACCCGTTTTTGGGAGAGGGCAGGTGTAGGAAATGCTGTTACCGATCAACCGACGAGGTATACCTACGTTTCAAGTCATGGCTTGGGCACACATGGACCAGCCGTGCTATTAGCCAGTTACACCTGGGGGCATGATTCAGAATTGTGGACAAGTTTACCCCTGGAGAAAAAAATCAAGGAAGCTCTCACAGATCTTTCTGAAATATACGGGAATGTAGTATATGATGAGTATGTAACAACTGTGGCTTACGACTGGGGACTTAATTCCTTTTCAGCTGGAGCTTTCACTTTGTTTCTTCCAGATCAAGGGGAAATGTTAAACGAAGTGATGAGAAAACCGGAGGGGCGCTTGCATTTTGCTGGAGAAGGCCCCTCCAAATTTCATGGGTGGATAGAAGGAGCAATTGAATCCGGAATTAGGGAAGCGTATGAAATTAACAAAAGGATATGA
- a CDS encoding polysaccharide pyruvyl transferase family protein, which produces MKALHIASFNGNIGDIINHAGFDAQFKKNVCNNIEFVREEIRDYYKVRSHKSFNTEKFIKLANSFDLIVIGGGNFLSPWLEISNNGTTFDISIDNLKKIKTPILFNAVGCEGSLGYSESTIHNIREFLDHILLSEASDNYFFTVRNDGSYSFIKNVIGKKYSNKVFEIPDNGFFCPTENFQLSNDNEKILGISISEDRLKAKLSPDEYQSFIKKLTTIISFYVKESYNIKFIPHTFNDYKLLVDLFDYLEDSILRNNITVSELQTNSKSGKEVIGSYVNCNQAIVMRFHASISCVRLNIPFVALTLDQRLLALFNSLDLENIFNINENFSAFDIIGHFKKSSHNHADLLDQLYISHSYIFKSIKRWVNTHVASG; this is translated from the coding sequence GTGAAGGCACTTCACATTGCAAGTTTTAATGGGAATATTGGAGATATAATAAACCATGCTGGATTTGATGCGCAATTCAAAAAGAATGTTTGTAATAATATAGAATTCGTAAGGGAAGAGATTCGGGATTATTATAAAGTTAGAAGTCATAAAAGTTTTAACACGGAAAAATTCATCAAGTTAGCTAACAGCTTTGATCTTATAGTTATTGGCGGAGGTAATTTTTTATCTCCATGGTTAGAAATATCTAACAATGGTACAACATTTGATATATCAATTGATAATTTAAAAAAAATCAAAACCCCTATTTTATTCAATGCAGTCGGTTGTGAAGGAAGCTTAGGATACAGTGAAAGCACAATTCATAACATAAGGGAATTTTTGGATCATATTCTCTTATCTGAAGCAAGTGATAACTATTTTTTCACTGTAAGAAATGATGGATCGTATTCTTTTATAAAAAATGTTATTGGCAAGAAATACTCAAATAAAGTCTTTGAAATACCTGACAATGGCTTCTTTTGTCCTACAGAGAATTTTCAACTAAGTAATGACAATGAAAAAATATTAGGTATATCAATTTCAGAAGATAGATTAAAGGCAAAGCTTTCCCCGGATGAATATCAATCTTTTATTAAAAAACTCACCACAATTATTTCCTTCTACGTTAAAGAATCTTATAATATAAAATTCATACCGCACACCTTTAATGATTATAAACTTTTAGTCGATTTGTTTGATTATCTGGAAGATAGTATCCTTAGAAATAATATTACTGTAAGTGAATTACAAACTAATAGCAAAAGTGGCAAAGAAGTAATTGGTTCTTACGTTAATTGCAATCAAGCTATTGTGATGAGGTTTCATGCAAGTATTTCATGTGTAAGGCTAAATATACCTTTTGTTGCCTTGACTTTAGACCAAAGACTTCTAGCATTATTCAACAGTCTGGATTTAGAAAACATTTTTAACATTAATGAAAATTTCAGTGCTTTTGATATTATTGGACATTTCAAAAAAAGCTCGCACAATCATGCTGATTTATTGGATCAACTTTATATATCACATTCATATATTTTTAAAAGTATAAAGAGGTGGGTAAATACCCACGTAGCCTCAGGTTAA
- a CDS encoding N-acetylneuraminate synthase family protein: MAVAKELIKVAKIFCKADIIKFQTRNIKVWAERMPDMYNGPHPNPHNSYGNTYQEHREFLEFSIDQHVELKRYCEEIGITYSTSVWDIDSAKGIAALNPEFIKIPSACNTDYRMLAWLCENYSGEIHVSTGMTDKKEIDRIMNLFIEKKRNKDVVLYNCTSGYPVPFEDVALLEINNLKKKYGNKIKAVGFSGHHRGIAVDIAAYTLGAEYIERHYTLDRTWQGTDHAASLEPEGIRRLVRDLESVRKALNYKEKEILDIEQIQRKKLKYVGKYKR, from the coding sequence ATGGCTGTTGCAAAAGAATTAATAAAAGTAGCGAAAATTTTTTGCAAAGCTGATATTATAAAATTTCAAACAAGAAACATAAAAGTATGGGCGGAGAGAATGCCTGATATGTATAACGGGCCACATCCCAATCCACATAATTCATACGGTAATACTTATCAGGAACATAGAGAATTCCTTGAATTTTCTATAGATCAGCATGTGGAACTGAAAAGATATTGCGAGGAAATAGGAATTACTTATAGTACTTCTGTGTGGGATATTGACTCGGCAAAAGGGATAGCTGCATTAAACCCTGAATTCATAAAGATTCCATCTGCTTGTAATACAGATTACAGGATGTTGGCATGGTTGTGTGAAAATTATTCGGGAGAAATTCACGTCTCGACTGGTATGACCGACAAAAAAGAGATTGATCGAATAATGAATTTGTTTATTGAAAAGAAAAGAAACAAAGATGTAGTTTTATATAACTGTACATCGGGCTATCCAGTTCCGTTTGAGGATGTAGCTTTGTTAGAAATAAATAATCTTAAAAAAAAGTATGGAAATAAAATAAAAGCTGTAGGTTTCTCCGGGCACCATAGAGGAATTGCAGTAGATATTGCAGCTTATACTTTGGGTGCTGAATATATCGAGAGGCATTATACGCTTGATCGAACATGGCAAGGTACAGATCATGCAGCGTCATTAGAGCCTGAGGGAATAAGAAGGCTAGTCAGAGATTTAGAAAGTGTTAGAAAAGCACTTAATTATAAAGAAAAAGAAATCTTAGATATCGAACAAATTCAAAGAAAGAAATTGAAATATGTAGGAAAATACAAAAGGTAA
- a CDS encoding acylneuraminate cytidylyltransferase codes for MKTTAIIPLRKGSKSIINKNRKKVLGRPLFTWVLGEAIASNLDEIYIYTDDELIINYVKNEYKWSAKVKVLSRSEESATDEASTELAMKEFSSKIKYDYDVLCLLQATSPLTTKEYINSTLEKVVNKNFDSCLTVVEYKRFFWNEEGVSLNYDFSNRPRRQEFKGTLVENGAVYVTTKSQFINSGNRLGGNIGVVKMPEDTLTEVDEPNDLVVVEKLLLNRLKQSKGAPTTIKAVVFDVDGVFTNGNITYSTDGDFSKEFNMQDGMGVELLRECNLPIVVMTSEKSDIVVHRMNKLHIEHVYSGVKDKYSLLEYLLKDLNLKRNDLAYVGDDINDLPNICSVGWGICPANAMEEVKMESDVILTNRGGFKAVREVVKFIMNYNKRF; via the coding sequence GTGAAAACAACTGCTATAATCCCTCTAAGAAAAGGCTCTAAAAGTATAATTAACAAAAATAGAAAAAAAGTATTGGGGAGACCGTTATTCACATGGGTATTAGGTGAAGCAATTGCTAGTAACCTTGATGAGATATACATTTACACAGATGACGAATTGATAATAAATTATGTTAAAAATGAGTACAAATGGTCTGCTAAGGTCAAAGTACTGTCCAGAAGTGAGGAAAGTGCTACCGATGAAGCTAGCACGGAATTAGCTATGAAGGAATTTTCTTCAAAAATAAAATATGATTATGATGTTTTATGTCTTTTGCAGGCAACTTCTCCATTGACGACAAAGGAATATATTAATAGCACACTGGAAAAAGTAGTAAATAAAAATTTTGATTCATGTTTAACCGTCGTAGAATACAAAAGATTCTTCTGGAATGAAGAAGGAGTTAGTTTAAACTATGATTTTAGTAATCGACCTAGAAGACAAGAATTCAAGGGAACTTTAGTAGAAAATGGAGCAGTGTACGTTACGACTAAATCCCAATTTATCAATTCAGGCAATAGGCTGGGTGGTAATATAGGGGTGGTTAAAATGCCTGAAGATACACTTACAGAAGTGGATGAACCAAATGATTTAGTCGTGGTGGAAAAATTATTATTAAATCGATTAAAACAATCTAAAGGAGCACCTACGACCATTAAAGCAGTTGTCTTTGACGTCGACGGAGTTTTTACAAATGGGAACATAACTTATTCCACGGATGGGGATTTTTCTAAAGAGTTTAATATGCAGGATGGAATGGGTGTTGAGCTACTTAGAGAATGTAACTTACCAATAGTTGTCATGACTTCAGAAAAAAGTGACATAGTGGTTCACAGAATGAATAAATTACATATTGAACATGTTTACTCGGGTGTAAAAGATAAATACTCCTTGTTGGAATATTTATTGAAAGACCTCAATCTCAAAAGAAATGATTTAGCATATGTAGGTGATGATATTAATGATTTACCTAACATATGTTCAGTAGGGTGGGGGATCTGTCCTGCTAATGCAATGGAAGAAGTTAAGATGGAAAGTGATGTAATTCTTACAAATAGAGGAGGGTTTAAAGCTGTTCGGGAAGTAGTGAAATTCATCATGAATTACAACAAAAGATTTTAG